The nucleotide window atttattgagTTGTGATATCTAACATAGAAGGCAGGTTGCCAAGGATATTAAATGAATGAACAGAATAAACAATCTGTAGAGAATGGTGGATGTTTTCTATCAGCTCATCAGGATGAGATACACAGGAATATCTAAATATACAGGAAGAGAGGCCACGAGAGAGAGTGACAAGAACATCCCTGCCATTGAATAGTTGGCCTGTATTGGATTCAGACAGGAAAATTCACCGTAAGGTGAGAAGTTGGGTGGAGGTTGGGTGGTTGATGTCTGGTGGAAACAGCCTtgcctggcccgagtcagacagGTAATTAATCAATGCTCACTGCACATTGGGTAATCAATGCACACAGGTTCAACCAGCCATCCCCAAACATACTCAGGGTGATCTCCTACACGGCAGCACGGAACGCCGTCTGTATGCATCACTGTCCTCAGATTCTGCAGCTAAGAGCCCAGTCAGAGCCACCTGGGTCCACCTAGTGGCACCCAGTGACCTAGTCGGCGTGACGCATCGCCCATGGCTACAGTGGCATCAAAGACGAGGAAGGGGCTTCGCAAGGTCATTGCTCAAATATGCATAAAAATGTCCCCCTCTAGCCCTCTAGCCTATCCCAGACTCTCTTCCCTCCTACTCACATGCTCTGGGAGTTTGAGGCCCTTGACGGTGacgtagagggtggaggtgtatcTGTTGCGGGGATACCTCTTCCACCACTCCACCACCTCGATGGCTTTGGGCTGCGGTTTGGCCCTGGCCGGCGGGCAGAAGAGTTGGAGGCGGAGCTTACTGTCCACGTTCAGCACGCCATTGGTTCCCACCAGCTGGCGGGGAGACACAGGAGAGGGCATGAAGCATGAAACCTCCTCCTGTTGGGCAAATGGGTATGAAGAAGTGAAAGGACTCAAGCCTGATGATGGTCACCTTAAGGAACGCCCAGGCCACCTTCCGGAACCCTCTCTCCTGCTTGCCTACATCGTGGGCTTTGGCTTCCTCCATGGTCATGAAGTCCAGCACCTGTCCGAAGCACACCACAAACAACCCCAAAACATTGGAAGTGACGCAGCGATCGAAGGCTTCGATCTGTTTGTTTCTTGCAAGGGTCAAAGGAAATACTAGCTTTAAAATATACAGCGttaacaaacaacacacactaaTTGTTACAGCATGTGGTGTTTCGATAGCATGACAATATAAAACAATCCTTTTTCGCCCATCAACTGAAAAGATAACCCAGCCGAATTGGTGTGTTCTATTTATAGCGCTCGGACCTCGAAGAAGAGTATGACCCGTGGCGCGTCGCCGCGGTCCTGCAGGAAGTGTCCCAAGCGCTCGTTGAAGATGATCTGCTCCTCCCACTCCGGGATGGTGGACTTGTTCTTCTTGAAGTGGAACGGCTGGGTCATGATGGGAAGAACATGCTCCACGCACTCCTGCTCGTAGAACGACGACACCGGTCGATTGCTGCACATgtacacaaataataataataagtagagTCAATATACAGCTGGAATCAActcttttttataaaaaaatggtTAAAGAGATAGCACaactacaaaaaaatacatgtcAATCACAACCCAACACATCACATCAACACAATCGATTTTAACAGAGGAACAGACTACCATAAAATAAACCCCACACCTCAACTCAACCCTGAACATCCTGAGCGTCTTGAGGCTACGGACGTTTGGGGATCCGACCCTACCCAGGTGGGAGTCTCCCTAGCCACCACACTatcctccatccatcctccatGAATCCTAATATGGTCAACAGGAAGGGGGCGTCACCTGTCCTCCTTCCTCACGTACTGCCCCGTCAGCTCGTCCACCACGTGGACCTTCACCATGGGGTGGGACAGGCGCAGGTCTGTCTTCAGCCGGTCCGTCCGGTGGACGTACACGCCCAGCACCAGGCTGTCATCCAGGGCCGGTCGCTGcggcaactccgcctccgcctccccggcctccaccaccactgggtGGACGCATTCAAATACATACAGTAGCTGAGCCTCTCGCTCCAGCTCTCAGGAGAGGCGACACTGGTTAGCTTGTGGTTGGTTTTGGGTCATAAATGACATTCGGTTAAATGTTAAACCTCTATCCACACTCCTTGTCcttccaaccacacacacacacaccactgataCTGCAGTCTCCCATGTCTCATGCTATCATTGGTATTTGTTGATCTTCAATAAAGAGTTATCTGATGTGTGATGTAACTTCTAGTGTGACTTTTAGTAAAGGCCTATCCAGGGACAGGGGTTGCTAATAGTCTTGACTAGAAACCTGTATGCACggtatctattttatattttatatcaaaCAATGTACAATGTATTTACCATTCTCAATAAACGTCTAAACAAGGTACTACACACTTACCttgctttttcttcttcctcctcttccctctagcGTCCACTGTGTTGTGCGTGTCACTGGCCCCCTGCTCAGCCTCTCCATCGAGGTCCCTGTCGGCGGGAAACACACCGTTAGAGCCCGGTGAGTCACTCTGGGGACACAGCGGGTCCGACCCGTATCCAGAGCATTTAAACAGACCCCAGGTCCGACTCGGGGCCAGCCGATttcagcttcttcttcctcctcttcccgaCGTCGTTGTTGAGTGCGACGGCGTTGGGGGCGAAGGTCccctcggcctcctcctcccggctGATCCGCTGCCGGTACTGATGCAGGAGCTCATCCTCGGGATCCGCCTGCGGGCGTGCTGCCTCcacgccccccccggcccctctgtccttccttcccttcctgcTGGGCCTCCTGCCCTCCTCCTGTCCCCCGGGGCGGCCTAGCTCTGGGTCCTCTGCCCCGACGGAGCCGTCCTCCGGTTGGTCGCAGCCCGGCGGGACGTCCTGAGAGGAGGTAAGACGGTACTTCACTCCATCAAGACGGGACATTAGCGTGTCAAAGTAGACAGTACAGGACCATAGTAGAAACTATAAATACATTAAAGTACAATTTTTAAAAGTATGGTAAAATAAATACACTAACTGGACTATAGAACTACTGCCAAACAAATTGCAGGGGAGATAAGGAAGTAAGAGGCGGAGCTATGAGGCGGAGCTGCCACTCTTGTGGTCGGCTCACCGGAGACGGAGGCAGCTCCCGTTTGCTCTTCCTCTTGCCCTTGGAGGGCTGGGGAGGCTCCTCTTCGTCATGGTGGACGTTGAGGACCTTCTCGAcggcctccctctctcgccgCCGGTTCTTGGTGAAGCGAGGGCTGCCCTGTTCAGGGCGGTACGTGTTCTGGAGGACCGTCTCGTCGTCCTCGGTGTCCTTCTCCAGGTTCTTCTTCAGAGTCTGGAgctgggagagaggggtgacATGGGGATGGCTGAGGACCTGTGGAGAGCTGCGTTATTGTTGCTATGGCCAACGCACTCACATTCAGCAACGATTACTGAATGAGGTGTCTGGCTTTATTTTATCAGGGAATAATAGAACAGAACAACAGATGTTCATTCACGAGAAAGCGTTTAGAATCAAACCCATCAAAATTCAGCTGCTTTAAATTGATTTATTGTATGTGTATTATAACGTACATGGCGGTGATACAGATGTTGATGACTAATATTAAATTTATTTCTAATATGAAGACAGTTCTAAATAGTTCATGATCGTTCAGCTTTAACAACCTACCACGATGCTCTCACTCTGGGGCTCGGAGCTCTtcttcttcaccttcttcttcCCTGGCTGCGGATCGGTGTACTTCTTGAGGACCTCATTGAACCGGTCCCTGGTCTTTGCCCGGGCTTCACTCTCACCTGTGGAAACACCCCATAGAGTTGGCAGTCTATTAATATATGTGGTAACCAGTTGTAACcagtatttgtgtctgtgtacattTTTAAGAGAATCAGCAGGCAACCACTCACCTGCTGGCATCCTCGCATCTCATTATGCGTGGAGGGATTCAAAGAAGGTTGTTCACAGAGTCTGAAAGGAGAAACACAGCTGGttacagatacacacaactGATCTCTGTCTCGCTGCCTCTTCACAGACCTCTGGATGAGGTGAGGTCTGtgtgaggggaggtggaggtgaagaggtctgtgtgaggggaggtgaggaggaggtctgtgtgagatgaggaggaggtgaggtctGTGTGACCGCTGATAACCAATACGTTGTCATAATAAGGAGACAAACTCATCGTATATGCAGCTTGTGCTGAGCTAGTAAGCACATAACACCTAAACATCACCTTAGCACAAGCTAACTGGTACCATAGTCAGTTAACTGGTACCAGTAGCCAGCTAGCTGGTCCCAGTGGTCAGTTAGCTGGTCCCAGTAGTCAGCTAACTGGTACCAATAGTCAGCTAGCTGGTACTACTAGTCGACAGCTAACTGGTATCAGTAGTCAGCTAACTAGTACCAGTATTTAGATAACTAGTACCAGTAGTCAGTTAGCTGGCTAACGGTAGCTCATCGTAGCAGTAATAGTTTGATTATTACCTCAACAAACAGCCGTTGTATGGTCGGTCTTAATGGTTTCCAGGAGTTGTTTCGGGCccaacaggcagacagaagCCGGGGTGTGTAGCAGTAAGCTGCAGTGATTGGGACAACAGACACAGTTTATCTCCACGACGCTCTGCTGGTTACCAGGTCAACGGtgggacgggggcggggccaccgtGACGTCCTCCtcacagtgttgccagattgggctcgATTACCCACTCAATCTGGCAACGTCGTCTGCAGCGCGATTCAGACAGTGTTTCCAGATTGGACTGGAAATtgcgcccaatctggcaacactgcctccTAACGGAAATAGAACCGACCAATAATATTTCAGGAAGGCTTAACTCCTCCCAACAACGAAGACCACAACAACACAGCAACGTGATATAAAATATGTTGTTAATCCTAATGGAATGGTTattgtgaaaaaaaattatCTGAATATATACGTTATTCATTTCTGGAATTAAAGATCATAAACTTATTGACTGCGAGTTAATTTCACTACTacgagaaaaaaaaattgaatgcaGGCGTACACACCGCGGTCACGTGACCTCCATTCCTACCAGGTGAGTATTTTGTCAAGTTTGGTTTGTAAAGCAGTATGCCTAGTCTAGCTAGCCGCCAATCATTATCCAGACATGTGCACGGTGCTTTGCGAGAAGTGTGCGTTATTATTTTGCAAATTTAAGCTTCGTTTTAGAAATATCTGCAAAGAAATCGCGCACGAGATTGCAGAGTTTTTCTCACAGCTGGCTGAATGCACCTGTCTGAGCCGTACACCtccgaggaggagacagaggagcgcCTCCGACCACCTGCTCCTACCGCTCCTGAAGACAGGTAACACTGATCAGAGTACCGGTGAACATTACGGAGCAAAGAAGTGAAGTGAGCTTAAATTATCTTTGTTCACATTTGCATTTATACACTTTTATATACTTTGAAGTTCTGCTACTGGGCaactttataatttataatttatattgttataccgtttgtttgccctgtttgttctgtttgtccTTAATTGAGCTAGCATCTATTTTTGTATTCATTAGTAGtttgtattgttattgtatTCTAACTTATCCAGTGTCTTCCACTGCTGTTGGGCTGTTGTAACAAAGGAATTTCCCCTCCGGGGTATTAATACActtttatccatccatccatccatccatccatccatatagGCCATAcacattataaaaataaataatcatatgTTGGAATAGGCCAATAGAAGGGATATAGAAGAGCTCttgtattattgcattgttTGGTGTTGCAGTGGTCGGGGTCACCTATTGCTTATCTGTTCATGGGGAGTTTCTCCACATTTGAAACCTGATTCGTCCTACTTTTGATATTGTTTTGTTGTCTAAGGTGACCATGCCCTTGTGCTTAATGAAGAATGCTTCGAGGCATTGAACGATCTGGCAGCATCGGTTTACGCCGATCTTCAAGAAGTAGCAGCTCTGTATTATCTGTACTTGAGCCATTGTCGTGAGTATGAAATACGAAGACCACATTAAAGTACGATGCATTGCTTTAATGGTGGCCTACACCTGTCATGACATCTCTTGGACCAGGACACAGGTCCATGTATTTAAATATGAGGTTGTATGACTGACTTTGTTCCCAGTTGTATGCTCTCTGACACTTCTAACCGCTGTTATGCAAACACTAGCCACACAGGTTTTACATGACAGTTCCCAGGTGGTTAAACATGGTGGAACCACGCCTCAAAACGCATTGTTCTAGAATCTAGAACAAccagataaaaaataaaaagatgaaATGGTTTGCTTTGTGTTGATCATGGCTCCATTGATGCCTCAGTTTTGCCAGTCTCACATTTGGAAATGTCCAGCCACAAACTTCCTACAGGTGGAGGTACATAGCATTTCCTGTGTTTATTAGTCGTTAGATCCATAAGATTGCTGCATGTTGTCTCAAAGTATTCAGTAACAACTCTGTGGGTGAAAAAAAGGTATTACACTAAAGTAAATCATTGAAATAAATCAGTTGAGTTCAGTCTTACACAAATACATTGAAATTGTAATGAagaaaaatatacacacattgcaacgtgtgtgtgtgtgtgtgtgtgtgtgtgtgtgtgtgtgtgtgtgtgtgtgtgtgtgtgtgtgtgtgtgtgtgtgtgtgtgtgtgtgtgtgtgtgtgtgtgtgtgtgtgtgtgtgtgtgtgtgtgttacagtggaGTCTCCCCTGCCAGCCTCCTTCATGGGGCCGTTGATGTCCTTGCTCTTCTCCCCTCATCCTGATGTCCAGAAGACCACCTGCCTTTCCTTGGTCAACCTGCTGGTAAAGAGGAACGGTGAGAAGGCCGTGTTCAtaaaaatgtacacacaaataaaacctTTGTATAAAAAATAGTCCAACctttttctttactttttctttcttcctcctcccccctcccccactccctccaaTTGATGTGTtgattaacgtgtgtgtgtgtgtgtgtgtgtgtgtgtgtgtgtgtgtgtgtgtgtgtgtgtgtgtgtgtgtgtgtgtgtgtgtgtgtgtgtgtgtgtgtgtgtgtgtgtttccagtgtGCGAGGAGCTGGCGTTTGAGATGGGCGTGCTGCCTCCCCTGCTGGAGATAGTGCAGGCTGGGGACCCGGGGGCCTGCTGTCAcgcctgtgcgtgtgtcacCATGCTGGCCTCTTCAGGTCAGTGGGGCCGGGCCGCCAGAAGAGCTTCAACACGCCCTTCAGAGAGTGTTGCTGTCATGCTGCTGTCATGTTAAACAATTCACATCTCCAATGGTTGTGGGAATTGGTAGCCCGTTTTAATGCTTGCATAATACGACTGAAGAAAGGAGCGTGCACGGTAGAAGTGTCAGTACATTGTCCCTGAACCCTTTGTAGAGGAGCGCCTCATGTGACTGAGGCAGACTGGGCGCCCCATGTGACAGTCAGACAGGGCCCTGTGATGTGTTTAGTCTATGCTAactctttttttaattcttctGTTTATTTGAACAGAATCAAACAGTGATGCTCTTGTGTCGGAGGGAGTGATACCCTTGCTGGTTCTAGCCAAGTCCTTTGATCCTCAAGTCCAGCAGAATGCAGCGTGGGTGCTGTTGAACCTCACACAGTCAGGTGGGGGGCACGACGCATGCTGCTCAGGAACCCTGGCAGCCATTCTGACCTGCACACTTCTTTCATAAATCATAAATCGATTGATTCAAGCGTCCTGCACCCTTACAGGTGCCCAGCCCAAATGGGCATTAAAAGactcaaacatacacatgaTACAGTGCAAAAGTCCAGTCCTAATTAGTCAGATCCATCAGAGACAATGACATAATCACGCACGCATACAAAAAGGAATCAAATGAAGTGCTAAACACAAAGTGCACGTGTCGGTGTATGAACTGGCATCGCACATGCGCCGTGTGTCCCCCAGTGCGCTCCCGGAGGGTGCTGTGCCGAGCGGGGGCGGTGCccgtgctggtggtgctgctgcagtGCGCCGACTCCAGGGTGCAGTTCTACGGCTGCTCCGCCCTGCTCCACCTGGCGGCGGACCCCGAGCACCACGCCCGCCTGCTGCACATCGGGGAGCGCTACCTGCTCAAGGCCCTGCTCACGCTCATGGCCTCGCCTGTCAGCAAGGTACATgggcaacaacacacacacccagagcctCTTTGGATGACGCTCCATGTACTTTAAACAGTTGGTGTTGCATCATTTGAAGCCCTACTCTCAAAGGTGTTATGGTAATGCTGTTTCAAGATTTTAATTTAGTATTTAGTACAAAAAATCCATTATTTGGCAGATTTGTTTTATTCTAAACGACTTGTCACTTAATGAAATATCAATGGTGTATGAATCTTTGTTATTTCAGCAAATGGGTTTGGTATGGTCTATATCTTTCTACTTGCTCAGCATACAATGTTGTCATTTTCAGAATGCATGCCAAGCCTGTAAATGCCTTGAAATGCTCTGCAGAAATGGTAATTATAAATGCTAATGATTGTTATTAAGATAACTAATTCCAGAGCAGAGAGCTGTCACTCATCTCCTCCTACTGCTCCCAGTGGCGGTGCAGGACCAGCTGCTGGAGCTGGACTGCGTTCGGCCCCTGAAGACGCTGCTGTCCTCCCCCGTGCTGCAGTGTGTGCAGTCGGCCCTCACACTGCTGTCAGCCCTCGCCACACATCCGGCGTTCCACGTAATGTCATTCTTAACCTTCCCATTACCGAAAAGGTTgattttgctttaaaaaaggTTGATTTAACCCATTAACCAGTCCAGGGAAATGGTTTTGGTTCTGATTGTGTGTCTCAGGAGGTTCTGGTGAGCGAGGGCGTGTGTGACCTGATGGGTCCGATGCTGCGGCGCCACGGATCCAGCTGTGATGTCATCCTGCACAGCTGCGCCAGCGTCCTCTCTCTGGGCGGCTCCTGCTTGGGCCGACAGGTGGATATCACTTCACTGGAGAgcactttggattaaagcattTGATCACTAAATAGTAGTCGAATCCTGTTAGGAAACCCCTAAAAACGTTTATTTACCAGACTGGCTAGGTTTGGTTCGGATGAGTTGTTTGTGAAAC belongs to Gadus chalcogrammus isolate NIFS_2021 chromosome 5, NIFS_Gcha_1.0, whole genome shotgun sequence and includes:
- the LOC130383237 gene encoding uncharacterized protein LOC130383237 is translated as MCTVLCEKCALLFCKFKLRFRNICKEIAHEIAEFFSQLAECTCLSRTPPRRRQRSASDHLLLPLLKTGDHALVLNEECFEALNDLAASVYADLQEVAALYYLYLSHCLESPLPASFMGPLMSLLFSPHPDVQKTTCLSLVNLLVKRNVCEELAFEMGVLPPLLEIVQAGDPGACCHACACVTMLASSESNSDALVSEGVIPLLVLAKSFDPQVQQNAAWVLLNLTQSVRSRRVLCRAGAVPVLVVLLQCADSRVQFYGCSALLHLAADPEHHARLLHIGERYLLKALLTLMASPVSKNACQACKCLEMLCRNVAVQDQLLELDCVRPLKTLLSSPVLQCVQSALTLLSALATHPAFHEVLVSEGVCDLMGPMLRRHGSSCDVILHSCASVLSLGGSCLGRQALMESECLPGLLQALVSPGTPVEALIRLTSCLHRLMSFEALQSHLSIMMTSEEVLRLVKSSGPNGNLQLTYNCIAILSTLQMNGQVIGLLRPHYRLLMGIIVSLFKNQELKFQHLGITALCNLIQDADFRAVLSGSELETEVLRLSERTEETRQLLSLTGIPPASPQEP